CTGTTGGACACCACATTTCTTTAATTGTCATTCCATGCAGACACtgcatttttaattattactccctctgaCGACATGatgttttcaatatttttcgtactgttagagataaaatattttgcaaatagaAATTAGAGATCAAAGATGCGTCTTGAGGATATTGTTGATGTAAAAAACATGTTTCCATGATGGGAGGGAGCATAACTGTTGATAAGCTGGGTTAACTCCTTTCAGCAGCCTACTGCTGATGCTTGTTTTCCCCCGATCTTAATAAAAATCTGGTTTGCCTTTCTTCAGGCCAATCcggccaaaaaaaaagctggCTTAACTCCTTGCAACAAAAGCTAGTGATCTGTTAGAAGTGGATGGATTTTCTCGTTAGGGTTTCCCATCTTACTGCATATTGTTTAGCAAACTTACTATGTATTCAGGTATTTAAGACAGCTTCAAAAGGCTGGGGTGTCAGGACTTGGGATACTATCCTCCCTGGAGCCCCCATCTGTGAGTATACCGGTGTGCTCAGGAGGACTGAAGAAGTGGATGGTTTACTGCagaataattacatatttgatattgATTGTCTTCAAACCATGAAGGGTCTGGATGGAAGAGAGGTATAATATTTTTCCCATTCGTTAGTATTCAATCTTGTACCAATGCTTCAGCTAGAATGTATCATCCATTGTTAGCTTTGTGCTATACATCTTTAATGTCACTTTTCGGTACACCATTTTACTTGCTCCTTTGCTTTGCAAAGTAAATCCTTTTGTTCATGTTGACATATCAAGAAATGCTTCAGGACACTATTTCCTAACTACTAGCTACTTTTTCTACAGAAAAGGGCTGGCTCTGACATGCACCTTCCGTCTCTTCATGTTGAGAACGATTCAGAGCCACCAGCACCAGAGTATTGCATAGATGCCGGGTCTATTGGCAATTTTGCAAGGTTCATCAACCATAGTTGCCAGCCTAATCTTTTTGTCCAGTGTGTCTTGAGCTCTCATAACGATGTTAAGTTGGCAAAGGTGACGCTTTTCGCTGCTGACACTATACTTCCTCTTCAGGTGAGCTTATTTCAGTTCCTCGTGGTTTCGACAGTTCCAACCATTAATGTTTTATCTTAACCAGTGACCACCATTGCATTGCAGGAGCTTTCATATGACTATGGCTATGtcttggacagtgttgtggggCCCGACGGAAATATTGTCAAGCTGCCTTGCTTCTGTGGTGCTCCTGACTGCCGGAAGCGACTTTATTAGATCTGCAGTTATTTGCATCTGTTTGGAATATGGAGCGCAGGAAACtaatatatagtagtatatgaATGCAGTTGTGGCAGCCATGTAAATGGCATGCTGAAAAAGCTATgatattttgcaaaagaagGGCTTGTCATTTTTTGTAGAGGTCATGCTGgacatgatattttatttaggaaaGGGATAGCTTTCTAATTTTGTGTAGAGGACATGCTGGACGCGCTATGATATCATCTTACAAACAATTAACCCATATATCTAAGTGGTGATATAACTTTCATGGCCATtatatttgttcttttctCTGCTGCAtgattgtgaatttgtgatgtGTGTGCAAGCCTGTGTTATTCCTGGACATATATATTGCAAAccgcaaaaacaaaattgttggTGTATGCCGCATTCGGTCCGTTTCTTGCATAAGTTAAATTGCTTGATATCTTACACGCAAAATTTGTGATTTGTAATTGGTCCTCCGCTGTGTCACGACCTTCTTTATTTGATATGTCCAAATCTGGCAAAGTACTCGAAATGCTGAAGAATATGGTAAGTCAAGAACATTGTGTGTTACTGTGCAATTCTATTTATGCTCTATTGATTGACATGGTTAGCAATTCAGCACAGAATACATGGCCCAATGAACATTGTATGTGATGACACGACATTAGCTGTACCAGATTAAATTCTTTCTAAATTTCGCCTAATTGTGATTTGCCAGTGTAATGACACTTATTTTCTATGGCATCATAGTTGGGTGAGGTAAAAGGATAGTAATTATGATAAAATGAGATGGCATTAGCTGCACGAGATTAAGTTCTTGCCTGTTTCTTCTTTCTGCCAAAAATGCAAAGCTTTTGATGCTGATCTAATGGCGGCGATGTTCGCAGATAAATCCCAGGTGGTGGAGGCCTCGACGcgcaccgatcgatcgagttcACGGGAGGCGGCAGCGATGTCCGGCGCCAAtgcgagctcgccggcggccgccacggCCAGCACGCCGCGGTCGCGGCTCCCGCGGTGGACGCGGCACGAGACGCTGGTGCTGCTCCAGGCGAAGCGCGCCATGGAGCAGCGCGGCCGGCGGTCGCCGCAGCCGTTGAGGCTCAACTGGGCGGTGGTGTCGGCCTactgccgccgccacggcgtgGAGCGTGGCCCCATGCAGTGCCGCAAGCGCTGGGGCAACCTCTCCTGGGACCTCAAGAAGATCGTCGCCTGGGAGAAGAAcctcgccaccaccgccgccgacgccgtcgtccccggcgccggtggtggtggcgcgccGGAcgcggaggcgccgccgccgacggcgctcGAGTCGTTCTGGGACATgcgcggcgagcagcggcgcgcgAGGCTGCTTCCGTCGTCGTTCGACCGGGAGGTCTACAAcgcgctcgtcggcggcgtcgacgccgccgcgccgccgtcctacTTCGGCGAGGACCTCGCCGATGCCGACGACGTGGACGCGGacgagccgccgccaccgccgccgctcatgGTCATGCCCATATCAGGTCAGAACACATCCCTCATGGCCATTTGTATTTCTACAAACAAAATACGTACATGTATACAAAGTACACATGACGCTACTTTTATACGTACTCGGCGGCGTATATATACGGTAGTTGATACATTTGTCTTGTACGCAGCGAGGAAGTACGAGCCACCTGCTACGTCTTCTCAACGGGAATGCTCTGATGCAGGTGCCATTTTTGCACACAGAATTTCTacaaatttcatcaaaattcaaattgatCCGGTGAATTTTGACTCAAGTTGACCCTTTTCCCTcgataattcaattcaaattGCTGCTTTTTTTGGGCCCATTTTAGCTACAGCGAGTGCGAAGAAAGTCGGGGAGGCGTCGGACAAGAACTCGACGTCGCAGCAcgacggcggttgcggcggcggaggcctcAAGGACAGCGAGGCCacgtacggcggcggcggcggagcggaggaaggcacgacgacggcgacggccaccgcggcgacggcgagcatcGGGAGGCAGGTGATCGAGGCGCTGGAGAGAGGGAACCGCATGCTGGGCGACCAGCTGGAGGCGCAGCGGGCGATGTGGGACATGGAGAGGGACCAGAGGGcggcgctcctcgccgccgtcaacaagctcgcctccgccgtctGCCGGATCGCCGACAAGCTCTGAGCAGCCGCATCAAAACCTCCTACTGGATTACTACTACTCAGAATGTagtactaaaaatttgattaaacGGATCTGTTTCTGTGGACGACGATGAATTTGGTTCTTAATGAATCGGCCGCTCGCCGGAGTTTGCCGCGaactcgccgccggtgagcttgCTGCGCGTCTGTCTGCACCGTGGGTTTACCCTCTTGCCCACTGATAGGTGGGTCCCGCTGTCGAATCCCCACTGCCCACGTGCTATGTAATCCCAGCCGTCCATGCCTCCTCACGGTTGAAGCGGAGTCTCATCTACGCCGTCCAGCCTTGGACAGgtcgcccgccaccgccgccggcgacgacgccgcctGTCACGCCGGCGGGCGATCTGTATAAGAACTGAACATCACGTCAGGGTCAGGTGATGGTGTCCGAGACAGGGTCATTTTTAGACATTATTTTCGATCTTGCTTTCGTTTAGGGACATCGTTTTGTTGCCTCTCGAGTCTCGACAGACAATTATCGATCAGGTTTCAGTGACTTCTCACGTCACTGAAACTTCCCCTGTACATGAATCGTACCGCTGAGAGTGATTACCGATACGTGTTATTTCCGTCTTTAGGTTGTAACTCCAAgcagcttttttttaaaagaaaaaatgatattataaTTCGTTGTTGCTCGTCCCGGAACAGCTCTGATAATCTTATGATTtttctttggaaaaaaattaaacaatatatttgcaagcggaaaaataatctatgaataaaacatttacatGAGTGTTTCTAGCTATATAaagcaaaactgaaaaagaaaatatgatgaaaaactcaaaaaataactttaagttaaaattcaaattttaacttataagcataaacataagaaaataaatgaggGCGGTTGGTGGTAGCTTTTTTGAAGCAAATGCTGAAATAAGTTTCATTATCTGAAAAATGAATATGAGAGCGATGCTAGAAAAAGCagtattgaatttttaatcctCGAATGCCCTTACTAGTTCTTGGGCTGAATTTGTAGGAACAGCAAATCTGAAATTCAACTCTGACAGACTCCAAGCTACCTGACGAAGCTGGCAAGATTTTCAGCACCAGGTGACATCCACATCGCTCGATCTTCTGGCATCTTATCTTTTGTTCCTGTCCGTCTTTGAGTCTGGATCTCACTTTTGCTCCTGCATGCCGTCGCTTTTCTCGAAAGGCAGGAGCACCAATCCTTTGGCCCTTCCTATGATTAGCACCAGTGCTTTACTGAACTTTTTGATGAAATACTTTACTGAATTTATCTACCCTCAATGTATCCAACGTTTTTCTCTTTGGTACTTGGAACCAGACTCAACTTTCCATCAATCTATATGTGTATTTCAGTCGATCCTGAATCCATTCATGGCATCTCCGTCCTCCAATTCATGCAATTGAACTTTCCATCACATCATATGTGTTCTTGTGGTGACTAGGTTGATCTCAGTCACTTGTTGCTGTCTTGTCTTTGATGTGAATTTCCATCACATTTTCCACTGTCTGTGATCAGACTGAAACTGTACTACACACAGGCAAAAACACACAAAAGTGTCAAATGATCAAAGCATTCCATGTGAAGGAGAATATTCAGGCGCCACTAATGCCTGTCCCCCAAGCTCATGCATGCAGCAGTTCGTTAACGCTTCTTTTGTTCCATTACCTTGGCGTCGTTGCGACGCTGAAATCATTCTctgaattttctgaaaaaactATCAAATGCTGCATGCCTGACTGCATGACCAACCCCTTTTGTGT
This is a stretch of genomic DNA from Oryza brachyantha chromosome 1, ObraRS2, whole genome shotgun sequence. It encodes these proteins:
- the LOC121053303 gene encoding trihelix transcription factor ASR3-like, whose product is MAAMFADKSQVVEASTRTDRSSSREAAAMSGANASSPAAATASTPRSRLPRWTRHETLVLLQAKRAMEQRGRRSPQPLRLNWAVVSAYCRRHGVERGPMQCRKRWGNLSWDLKKIVAWEKNLATTAADAVVPGAGGGGAPDAEAPPPTALESFWDMRGEQRRARLLPSSFDREVYNALVGGVDAAAPPSYFGEDLADADDVDADEPPPPPPLMVMPISARKYEPPATSSQRECSDAATASAKKVGEASDKNSTSQHDGGCGGGGLKDSEATYGGGGGAEEGTTTATATAATASIGRQVIEALERGNRMLGDQLEAQRAMWDMERDQRAALLAAVNKLASAVCRIADKL